Proteins encoded within one genomic window of Camarhynchus parvulus chromosome 14, STF_HiC, whole genome shotgun sequence:
- the LOC115909119 gene encoding parvalbumin, thymic CPV3, translating to MSLTDLLSPSDIAAALRDCQAPDSFSPKKFFQISGMSKKSSSQLKEIFRILDNDQSGFIEEDELKYFLQRFECGARVLTASETKTFLAAADHDGDGKIGAEEFQEMVQA from the exons ATGAGCCTTACAGACCTTCTAAGCCCTTCTGACATCGCTGCTGCTCTGCGGGACTGCCAAG ctccAGATTCCTTTAGTCCcaaaaaattctttcagatCAGTGGGATGTCTAAAAAGAGTAGCAGCCAGCTCAAGGAGATCTTCCGGATTCTCGACAATGATCAAAGTGGCTTTATTGAGGAAGATGAGCTCAA GTATTTCCTTCAGAGGTTTGAGTGTGGAGCCAGAGTGTTAACTGCCTCAGAAACCAAGACCTTCTTGGCAGCTGCAGATCATGATGGGGATGGTAAAATCGGGGCTGAAG aattccaggaaATGGTGCAGGCTTAG